Proteins co-encoded in one bacterium genomic window:
- a CDS encoding sigma-54 dependent transcriptional regulator translates to MAGCPVPEPPVRLLLVEDNPGDVDLVREMLDSTATSRCEISHASRLSDGLTQLAGGGHEIVLLDLGLPDSAGLDTFYTLHAAAPWIPVVVLTGSSDWETGIQAVAAGAQDFLVKGTVDGETLARRIRYAVERKRAERTTADIRERGREMTELVISATRERTLPGLVYDGMISCNPQMLANLGVVRKVADTNVPVLIRGESGTGKELVARALHHSGRRSALPFIVVNCAAVPETLLEAELFGIHKGIATGVTERKGKFEAADGGTLFLDEVGDMSPQLQAKLLRVLQDSLVERVGGHSSVKVDVRVVAATNQDLHHRITSGAFRKDLYYRLNAVELVLPPLRGRADDIRELAAYFIRKFNTEYGRALTGVDPEVARHLVAHDWPGNIRQLEHVIKRAVVVSEGSTIRLQDLPEEFKGNVPPVGHEPAGQLRHVRASIEAEVCGDVEKRMLLDYMEKAKWNATKAAKLAGYSRMHIYRLLRKHGITRPKTKEQPG, encoded by the coding sequence ATGGCGGGGTGTCCGGTGCCTGAGCCGCCGGTTCGCCTGCTGCTGGTTGAAGACAACCCGGGCGATGTCGACTTGGTCCGGGAGATGCTCGACTCGACCGCTACGTCGCGATGCGAGATTTCGCACGCCAGCCGGCTTTCCGACGGGCTGACGCAGCTTGCCGGCGGTGGGCATGAAATTGTACTCCTGGACCTCGGTTTGCCGGACAGCGCCGGGCTGGATACGTTCTACACGTTGCACGCCGCGGCGCCGTGGATTCCGGTCGTCGTGCTCACCGGTTCGTCCGACTGGGAGACCGGGATCCAGGCCGTGGCCGCGGGAGCGCAGGACTTCCTGGTCAAGGGCACGGTTGACGGAGAGACGCTCGCCCGCCGCATCAGGTATGCGGTCGAACGCAAGCGCGCCGAGCGGACGACCGCCGACATCAGGGAGCGCGGACGGGAGATGACCGAGCTCGTCATTTCCGCCACTCGCGAAAGAACCTTGCCGGGCCTGGTTTACGACGGAATGATAAGCTGCAACCCCCAGATGCTCGCAAACCTCGGCGTAGTCAGGAAGGTCGCGGACACCAATGTGCCGGTTCTGATACGGGGCGAGAGCGGCACCGGCAAAGAGCTGGTGGCGCGGGCGCTGCACCATTCCGGCCGGCGGAGCGCGCTGCCGTTCATCGTCGTCAACTGCGCCGCCGTGCCGGAAACCCTGCTCGAAGCCGAGCTCTTCGGCATCCACAAGGGAATCGCCACCGGCGTGACCGAACGCAAGGGCAAGTTCGAGGCGGCGGACGGCGGGACCCTGTTCCTCGACGAAGTCGGAGACATGAGCCCGCAACTGCAGGCAAAGCTGCTTCGGGTGCTGCAGGACAGCCTGGTGGAGCGGGTCGGCGGCCATTCGTCGGTCAAGGTGGACGTCCGCGTGGTCGCGGCGACAAACCAGGACCTGCACCATCGGATCACGTCCGGCGCATTCCGCAAGGATCTCTACTACCGGCTCAACGCGGTGGAACTGGTCCTGCCGCCGCTGCGCGGCCGGGCCGACGACATCCGCGAACTCGCGGCCTACTTCATCCGGAAGTTCAACACCGAGTACGGACGGGCCCTCACCGGCGTCGACCCGGAAGTCGCCCGGCACCTGGTTGCCCACGACTGGCCAGGCAATATCCGCCAGCTCGAACACGTCATCAAGCGCGCGGTCGTCGTGTCGGAAGGAAGCACCATCCGGCTGCAGGATCTGCCCGAGGAGTTCAAGGGCAACGTCCCGCCCGTCGGGCACGAGCCCGCCGGCCAGTTGCGGCACGTGCGGGCGTCGATTGAGGCCGAAGTCTGCGGCGACGTGGAGAAGCGGATGCTTCTGGATTACATGGAGAAGGCGAAATGGAACGCCACCAAAGCGGCCAAGCTGGCCGGCTACAGCCGCATGCACATCTACCGGTTGTTGCGCAAGCACGGTATCACAAGACCGAAGACGAAGGAACAGCCCGGATAA
- a CDS encoding class II SORL domain-containing protein has protein sequence MAELSSHIQRADWKKEKHVPAIECPDSVAPDAEFAVKVSLGKEIAHPNTTEHHIRWISLYFHPEGAKFPVHIGHFEFAAHGESVEGPNQGPAYTSHTVTTALKTKKPGTLHALAFCNIHGLWENSKELELS, from the coding sequence ATGGCGGAGTTGAGCAGTCACATTCAACGGGCGGATTGGAAGAAAGAAAAGCACGTCCCCGCGATCGAGTGCCCGGACAGCGTGGCGCCTGATGCCGAATTCGCTGTCAAGGTCAGCCTTGGTAAGGAGATCGCACATCCGAACACGACCGAGCACCACATCCGCTGGATATCGCTATATTTTCACCCCGAGGGCGCAAAGTTCCCGGTCCATATCGGCCATTTTGAGTTCGCGGCCCACGGTGAGTCGGTGGAAGGCCCGAACCAGGGGCCTGCCTACACCAGCCACACCGTGACCACGGCGCTGAAGACAAAGAAGCCGGGCACACTGCACGCGCTGGCTTTCTGCAACATTCATGGTCTTTGGGAAAACAGTAAAGAGCTGGAACTATCTTAG
- a CDS encoding Rubrerythrin: MPEFLNPFPGRVPDRKLGREELVRALRLDLAAEHEAVHLYLAHADACDDPLAEAVLRDIADEERKHIGEFMRLIHILAGNEQQLTDAGAQEVEQMRKDAVTRRRGDAGTRETVGSLMEKKEG; encoded by the coding sequence ATGCCGGAGTTCCTGAACCCTTTCCCCGGCCGGGTGCCGGACCGCAAGCTCGGCAGGGAGGAACTGGTCCGGGCCCTGCGGCTCGACCTGGCGGCCGAGCATGAGGCTGTGCATCTTTACCTGGCCCATGCCGATGCCTGTGACGACCCGCTGGCCGAGGCAGTGCTGCGCGACATCGCCGATGAGGAGCGCAAGCACATCGGCGAGTTCATGCGTCTGATACATATTCTGGCCGGCAACGAGCAGCAGCTCACCGACGCCGGGGCGCAGGAAGTGGAGCAGATGAGGAAAGACGCAGTGACACGGAGACGCGGAGACGCGGGGACGCGAGAGACGGTGGGTTCGTTGATGGAGAAGAAGGAGGGCTGA
- a CDS encoding response regulator produces MAPKSDVTPIEILMVEDSAGDAELMLDFLEQSKVKNRIHWVKDGEAAMAFMHREGEYADKPTPDLILLDLNLPKKDGREVLSEVKADPRLSSIPVVILTSSKSETDIVRSYRLQANCYITKPVDLDQFVKVIRSIDEFWLSVVRLPPNGGVSGA; encoded by the coding sequence ATGGCACCAAAATCAGACGTGACGCCGATTGAGATATTGATGGTCGAAGACAGCGCGGGCGACGCCGAGTTGATGCTCGACTTCCTGGAGCAGTCCAAGGTCAAGAACCGCATCCATTGGGTAAAGGACGGAGAGGCGGCGATGGCGTTCATGCACCGCGAGGGTGAGTATGCCGACAAGCCCACGCCCGACCTCATCCTGCTTGACCTGAACCTGCCCAAGAAGGACGGCCGCGAGGTGCTGAGCGAGGTCAAGGCCGACCCGCGGCTATCATCAATACCGGTCGTCATCCTGACCAGTTCGAAGTCGGAAACCGACATCGTCCGGTCCTACCGCCTGCAGGCGAACTGCTACATCACCAAGCCGGTGGACCTCGACCAGTTCGTCAAGGTCATCCGTTCCATTGATGAGTTCTGGCTGTCGGTTGTCCGGCTGCCTCCTAATGGCGGGGTGTCCGGTGCCTGA